From one Bifidobacterium sp. WK012_4_13 genomic stretch:
- the hisI gene encoding phosphoribosyl-AMP cyclohydrolase — translation MSASTDAASLQYDNSESLDPRIQHRLKHDSKGLVAAVIQQYDSKEVLMVGYMDDEAVRRTLTTGRVTFWSRSRQEYWRKGDTSGHVQYVKAFNLDCDGDAILVEVDQVGAACHKGTRTCFLSGGPIPAVVGERSKDEKSV, via the coding sequence GTGTCAGCTTCTACAGATGCAGCATCATTGCAATACGACAATTCCGAATCATTGGATCCGCGAATCCAGCATCGTCTCAAGCACGATTCCAAGGGCCTTGTGGCAGCTGTCATCCAGCAATATGACAGCAAGGAGGTCCTGATGGTGGGATACATGGACGATGAGGCAGTTCGTCGCACTCTGACGACGGGTCGGGTCACCTTCTGGTCGCGTTCAAGGCAGGAGTACTGGCGAAAGGGCGATACGTCCGGCCATGTGCAATATGTCAAGGCCTTCAATCTCGATTGCGATGGGGATGCGATCCTTGTCGAGGTCGACCAGGTCGGAGCTGCGTGTCACAAGGGAACACGCACATGCTTCCTGTCGGGAGGCCCGATTCCAGCAGTCGTTGGAGAGCGTAGCAAAGATGAGAAGAGCGTCTGA
- the hisF gene encoding imidazole glycerol phosphate synthase subunit HisF, whose product MSLAIRVIPCLDVDAGRVVKGVHFENLRDAGDPVELAAEYYRQGADELTFLDVTASSSHRNTMIDVVTRTAEQLFIPLTVGGGVRSVEDVDSLLRCGADKIGVNTAAINNPQLISDISSRFGSQVIVLSIDARREQGERHTQSGFEVTTMGGRKRTGIDALWWVRRAEELGAGEILLNSMDADGTKNGFDLEMISAVRKEVRIPLIASGGAGKVEDFPPAVAAGADAVLAASVFHYGIITIAEVKTALRSAGYQVR is encoded by the coding sequence ATGTCGCTTGCCATTAGGGTCATCCCTTGCCTGGATGTCGATGCGGGAAGGGTCGTCAAGGGCGTTCACTTCGAAAACCTTCGCGATGCCGGCGATCCAGTGGAGCTGGCGGCCGAATACTATCGTCAGGGAGCCGATGAGCTCACCTTTCTTGACGTGACAGCCTCGTCCTCGCATCGCAACACGATGATCGACGTCGTGACCCGCACCGCGGAGCAGCTTTTCATACCGTTGACGGTCGGTGGGGGAGTCCGCAGCGTCGAGGATGTCGATTCCCTCCTTCGCTGCGGTGCAGATAAAATAGGCGTCAACACGGCTGCGATCAACAATCCACAGCTCATCTCAGACATTTCCAGCCGATTTGGGAGCCAGGTCATCGTTCTCTCGATAGACGCGAGGCGCGAGCAGGGTGAGCGGCACACTCAGTCAGGTTTTGAAGTCACCACGATGGGTGGACGCAAGCGTACCGGAATAGATGCACTCTGGTGGGTCAGACGGGCCGAGGAGCTTGGTGCCGGTGAGATTCTTCTGAATTCCATGGACGCCGATGGCACCAAGAACGGCTTCGACCTTGAAATGATATCCGCGGTGCGAAAAGAGGTGAGGATTCCTCTCATAGCAAGTGGCGGTGCGGGAAAGGTGGAGGATTTCCCCCCGGCCGTCGCCGCCGGGGCCGATGCCGTACTCGCCGCGTCCGTGTTCCATTATGGAATCATCACCATCGCGGAGGTCAAGACCGCACTGCGCAGCGCCGGATATCAGGTGAGATAG
- a CDS encoding phosphatidate cytidylyltransferase: MQNETEDALKAINKRTGRNMPQAVATGALLVVIILACLFIRIDVFVFLIAVFMILGLWELRVDFATAGLHIPFITLSACSLLSILSTFYAPHPLIAMGLSIMLTMILVLIAATVRLSIGTRVPMAVATKLSRSESSARLESSYNHDNAITSKGAFSNVGVSLLTVAYIPLLACFLILPLHDARFSLINACVLVFLPALSDIGGLFFGAMFGRHKLSPRISPKKSYEGLLGSMLFAMAGAFVAFSIAFDADLWRTRWWVPIMLGILVGVVGTFGDLCASMIKRDLGIKDMGHLLKGHGGVLDRVDSILMCAPFIATVLILTLQ, translated from the coding sequence ATGCAGAACGAAACTGAAGATGCCTTGAAGGCAATCAACAAGCGCACTGGCCGGAACATGCCCCAGGCAGTCGCGACGGGCGCGCTTCTGGTGGTCATCATCCTTGCGTGCCTGTTCATCAGGATCGATGTCTTCGTGTTCCTCATCGCGGTCTTCATGATTCTTGGACTGTGGGAGCTGCGCGTCGACTTTGCGACGGCGGGTCTGCACATTCCCTTCATCACACTGTCCGCATGCTCGCTCTTATCGATTCTCTCGACCTTCTATGCGCCTCATCCCTTGATCGCGATGGGGCTGAGCATCATGCTCACGATGATTCTTGTCCTTATCGCGGCCACGGTGAGGCTGAGCATCGGCACGCGCGTGCCGATGGCGGTCGCGACCAAACTTTCACGGTCGGAGTCTTCCGCACGTCTGGAATCCTCATATAACCATGACAATGCGATTACGTCGAAGGGCGCCTTCTCGAACGTGGGGGTGTCGCTGCTCACCGTCGCATACATCCCCCTGCTTGCATGCTTTCTGATTCTGCCACTTCACGATGCACGCTTCAGCCTCATCAACGCATGTGTGCTCGTGTTCCTTCCCGCCTTGAGCGATATCGGCGGTCTGTTCTTCGGCGCGATGTTCGGCAGGCATAAGCTTTCCCCCAGGATTTCCCCGAAAAAATCATACGAGGGGCTGCTGGGATCGATGCTCTTCGCGATGGCGGGCGCATTCGTCGCATTTTCGATTGCCTTCGATGCGGATCTGTGGAGAACCCGATGGTGGGTTCCCATCATGCTGGGGATTCTCGTGGGCGTCGTCGGAACCTTCGGGGATCTGTGCGCATCCATGATCAAGAGGGACCTTGGCATAAAGGACATGGGACACCTTCTCAAGGGGCACGGCGGGGTTCTCGACCGAGTCGACTCCATTCTCATGTGCGCACCGTTCATCGCGACTGTGCTGATTCTTACCTTGCAATGA
- the frr gene encoding ribosome recycling factor: MANIVDQAAAQMDKSVESTKENFVGIRTGRANPALLNGITVDYYGSPTPLKALASIGVPEPRTLAVTPFDASQAAAVEKAIRDSDLGVNPNRDGNVIRVTLPELTEERRKDYVKLAKSKAEDGKIAVRNIRRKTKEGIEASVKSGDLGEDEGKRLQKDLDAVTKKISDSIDELLEGKQREILEV, from the coding sequence ATGGCAAATATCGTAGATCAGGCAGCGGCTCAGATGGACAAGTCCGTCGAATCGACCAAGGAGAACTTTGTCGGTATCCGCACGGGTCGTGCAAATCCAGCATTGCTCAATGGCATCACCGTCGACTATTATGGCTCACCCACACCATTGAAGGCTCTCGCCTCCATAGGAGTTCCGGAGCCGCGCACGCTTGCGGTCACTCCCTTCGACGCGTCCCAGGCGGCAGCCGTGGAAAAGGCCATCAGGGACTCGGATCTTGGTGTGAACCCGAACCGTGACGGCAACGTGATCAGGGTGACGCTTCCGGAATTGACGGAGGAACGTCGCAAGGACTATGTCAAGCTCGCCAAGAGCAAGGCCGAAGATGGCAAGATCGCAGTTCGCAACATTCGCCGCAAGACCAAGGAAGGCATCGAAGCTTCCGTGAAGTCCGGAGACCTTGGCGAGGACGAGGGAAAGCGTCTGCAGAAGGATCTCGACGCAGTCACGAAGAAGATTTCGGATTCCATCGATGAGCTGCTAGAAGGCAAGCAAAGGGAAATTCTGGAAGTCTGA